aattatttgttagtttgaatgatttaagtccgtaattgcttatattattcttacataagaatacttggcataaaaaccaagaaagttgcatgatctagcgttatatccatacgtttgggtagctaggattggatctctctatttcttaatgcaattaatagttatttgttgcctgaggcccaaggacattccttggcaacttgttgattagtaattgattagaggatgttccctaattaatttaataataaggagagacatggtggtgagaagcgtcttccatctccataactaatctattcaatcaacccaaaagaacaaagtgtctgtgatcaatcccaacaactaaagtggatccaatacttcaactagagctttctcattattgattactttttatttaattatttgctttccattattattctcattattagtttactacaatcaatctcaaaccccctgttattttgttgacagtttttAATCcgaatttcagtttatctcgttttatcccgctttcagtttttatcttatttttagtttattattgttccagtttattttcttggtcataaaaaagagaaataggtgagttctcaattctctgtgcattcgatcctttcaccactatctacagttataaattgttggtaaccagaaagattatttttgaccggtttcgacaaccgcgagtcacttaTGGATTCAAATTTTAAAGGGCTTATACTTTGCTAGATCCTCATTCTAATAGGTAAAAGGCATACTTCATGAATATATGACAGAATCTATTGGCCATGTGAAATGTACTTCGAGAAGTAGTCTATATGAATATAAGGGATAATCAAAATACTCTTTTTAGGATGATCCTTAGATTCCTTGGGTAGAGACATTGCACATTTCCAACTCATATTAATATGGTCGTTGATCTCATTAATCATAATGCTTTAGATAGTCAAAATACTAGTTGgtattttggtttttttttttttggattggtAACAAGCTCAAGCAATTATTTCAACCCATGTGGCTCCTTTGGGGAcgttaaatttattagtttggtACTTCAAGAAAAATGGACAATATAGTGTGAAGTTGGGTTATTAAATGTTCATGAAGTTGGCCTCTACTCTTGCATTTCCTACTAGGTCCTCTTCTTCCTTTACTCTTTCCCCGAGCATGTGGAAAGGAATTTAGTCTTTTCAGGTTTCTCCTAAGTATTGATCTTTCCTTTGGTAGGTTCTTCATAatgttttgcatgttttatcTAATTTAGTTAGATGTGGAATATTGAATAATTCCAACTGCAAGATTTGTTAGCTTTAGCCCGAAATAATAGGATACATGTTGTTTTGAAATGATCATGCTCAGACAATAtaacttttcaatctttgagtgTAATACCTAACTAAACTCCGGTgtcgaaattttaatttttcgacGGAATCTTCGTCGGAATTCAGAATTTCGAAACTGAAatatttagaagggtaaaacagggcttttataaaatgaatttgaagcaTTTTTTTAAACGTGTTAAAAAAAGGGTTTTATAAAGGTTTTAAGGTTCGATCGtcgaaccttcaagttcggTCGCTGAAGGCGGCTTCTCTAGCCACATATAAAAAGCCTTTAGCTCAAAAATGTGAAAACTCTGATACAAgtaaggaaataatacgatatttcaaagatttaaaatggaaaactccaaatcatgacaaatcaagttactaTCGCTCAATTCAAGACTTACGAGATAAAAACTATATTTGAAAAGCataggagaataaggaaacaagcCACATTCTCTTCAATATATGTGAACacacaacacaatttcagatcgcgtaataCTTATATGGCtaaattgcatttaggccaattttgttattttggtattttactattttataggatttattttaaattaatttggcctatattagaagccaaattcatgaagccatttaggaaggagatttctccataataatttaggaaaatgatctttaatgtaatataggtttgactatttgactagatattattcctatattgtaattacaccttcctacaatagaattagggtttgaaggctataaaaacacgcAAAGATATCTTCCAAAAGGATGCTCTACTATCCCCCTGACTAACGAATGtaattagaaatatagataatagAGCGAAGATTGCTCTatcacacccctaaccaatgaATGTGATTAAAAACATAGATAATGGAGCGAAGGTTACTCTatcacacccctaaccaatcaatgtgattagaaacatagataatcaagtgatTCCAGCTTAGAGAACGCCACAAGATCATTTTTTCACAAGGTTAaatcttgataagttgctaaataatggagaagaacaaaatattgttcataacatCATCTTTTTTTCATTGGCTTATTGTGCctgccaccttaagggtgtttttatagccttcaaaccctaattctattgtagaaAAGTGCAATTACAATATATGAATGATATCTAATCAAATAGTCAAACCTGAATTAcgttaaagatcattttcctacaTTAttatggagaaatctcctttcAAAATGGCTTCatgaatttggcttctaatataggctaaattaatttaaaacaaatcctataaaatactaaaataccaaagtaataaaatttgcctaaatgcaatttggccaaataagcattacgcgatctgaaaaTGTGTTGCGTGTTCACATGTATTGAAGAGAATGTGgcttgtttccttattctctcATACTTTTCAAATATAGTTTTAATCTCGTAAGTCTTGAATTGAGCGAtagtaacttgatttgtcatgatttggagtttttcattttaaatctttgaagcatcATATTATTCCCTTactcgtatcattctctccttcttcgaaaagattcgtccttgaatttttaatcataattacaataaaagaaTCGACATACATGGGATTCTCTTTAAATTCAATATGACATTTTGCAAATAAAGTACTAAACTTTGACATCTCtcctctttttcctttttttttttttgaaatcaaacaattgaaatgatttttttttctttactcttttttttatctctcactttttaaaaaaaaaatctcacacacctgaaataaaaaaaaattttctctattttttttaagagaaactATAATataaaccaaaataaaaaattaataagatagaaaaaaactaaaaaaaaacttacgaaataaataaatatagataaatagaaatttatctatcaccatgctctgataccaaactgATGCGGAACTCAGGATCAACATGTGATCAAAATCCCatcacacaacttgacaaagaacaagacaaagatatcttccagaaagttgctctactacacccctgACCAAcaaatgtgattagaaatataaataatagaGCGAagattgctctaccacacccctaaccaacgaatgtgattaaaaatatagataatgGAGCGAAGATTGCTCTATCACAACCCTAACCAattaatgtgattagaaatatagataatcaagcgatttcaacttcgagaacgccacaagaaattcttgataagttaacttaGTATGGAGGATATCTatattagaacgccacaaggttaaatcttgataagttgctaaataatagagaagaacaaaatattgttcataacatCATCTTTTTTTCATTGGCTTCTTGTGActgccaccttaagggtgtttttatagccttcaaaccctaattctattgtaggaaggtgtaattacaatataggaatgATATCTAATCAAATAGTTAAACCtgaattacattaaagatcattttcttaaattattatggagaaatctccttcctaaatggtttcatgaatttggcttctaatataagccaaattaatttaaaacaaatcttataaaatactaaaataacaaaataacaaaatttgcctaaatgcaatttgacCATATAAGtattacgcgatctgaaattgtgttgcgCATTCACATATATTGAAGAGAATGTGgcttgtttccttattctcccatgcttTCCAAATATAGTTTTAATCTCGTAAGTTTTGAATTGAGCGAtagtaacttgatttgtcatgatttagagtttttcattttaaatctttgatgcatcgtattatttccttactcgtatcattctctccttcttcgaAAAGATTCATCATCGAATTTCCAatcataattataagaaaagaaTCGACATACATGGGATTCTCTTTAAATTCAATATGACATTTTGCAAATAACACACTAAACTTTGACATCTttcctctttttcctttttttttttgaaatcaaacagttgaaatgatttttttttctttactctttttttttatctctcactttttttaaaaaaatttcacacaattgaaataaaaaaaaattttctctgtttttttttttgaagagaAACTATACTATAAaccgaaataaaaaattaataagatagaaaaaactaaaaaaacttacaaaacaaataaatatagataaataggaatttatctatAACCGTGCTTTGATACCAAACTAATGCGGAACCCAGGATTCACATGTGATAAAAAAtcccgtcacacaacttgacaaagaaCAAGATAAATATATCTTCCAGAAAGTTACTCTACTACACCCCTGACCgacgaatgtgattagaaatatagataatagagtgaaaattgctctaccacacccctaaccaacgaatgtgattagaaacatagataatggagcgaaggttgctctatcacacccctaaccaatcaatgtgattagaaacataaataatcaagcgattccagttTCGAGAACGCcataagaaattcttgataagttaacatAGTATGGAGGATATCTatattagaacgccacaaggttaaatcttgataagttgctaaataatggagaggaacaaaatattgttcataacatCATCTTTTTTTCATTGGCTTCTTGTGGCTGTCACCTTATCAAGTTGTGTGCTAGGATTTTTGATCACATGTTGATCCTGGATTCCACATCAAActctttctccattttcgggcaaaggtgagtccatgcacTTTCCTTGATGTTTTTGTGGAGTTTCTTCAAATCCCTTAAagaattcatgagtttttacttcgattttgaagattttagtTAAATTTCAAGTTTTAGCTTTTGGAGACCCTTCGGAGATCAGTTACCCTCTCCAAATCTTGGTTGTTGTCACCCTTGTGTCTCCAAAGAGGTAAATTCAATCCTTAcctctttttttgttttctgaaggttttcaACAAGTGTATTAAGTGCTTAATGGGTTGttgtggtatgcatgattgtccttattctaaagttttaaagtctgagttagttttgatgatggaTGATTTTCTCTTAGAATTTTGTTGATGTATGTTGAGTTTAGAACAATTTTTGAGGTCCCTTATGCGTGTTAAGTGTGTATGGTAGTCTTTAGGCTGTTGCATGTGAGTTGGGCTTGTTTCTTGGCTGTGAGCATAGggtagaatcgggttctgccttactggagaacccaagttcggccgtcgaacctgcctgtggagacagccatttggccgcctaacctgccctcgAAGGTTTTGACCTTCAGATCTGtaagggaccttcggctgctgaacttgccgccgaaagtcccctgttcagcctttttcAGCTCGTTCCTACGtgtgttcttgtatgtttataGGGGTTTCTTGGGGGTTGTTTTAAGTAtcgtaaaagttatgtttggtctctcatttaagtccatctgtgtaggatcagacttggGAAACCATAGAGACTTGAAGTGAGACAACTGCTTCAGTATTAGgcgagccagaggtgagtagaactggactgatctattattttaaagaaatcaaactttttaagcatgctcatgcatcacgaataccatgtataTACGATTAGGTTGTTTtacattagagttcacgaatatgatgcattgcatgaattattattgttgtggatggacgttggatgatccactagcccttaagtatgttatgatatgttatgacagatatggaaagaccaggactgcccattctacgcctctagCACTATGAcaattatgttatgtttaagagaaagtcctgagAAGTACCCGTCATGGGCCGAGCACTATTGGAATttatagagggttactggtgacaaatccatcttgatgtgaattgtttgtgttatgacgcatccatacgatcatatgttttattgaactattttttttatgttctactcactaggcttttgtagcttatccctttctcctaaccccaggtttacaggatcAGAGTTAGTTCGGGAAGTCGGTTGAGTTACCGGTATAGcctgttgtaatagtatagctatAGACATGTATTAATTTGTAGGTTCGAATTGTGCTTTGCTCGGGTTCTTCCTTGTAATCCTTGTTTCATgatctttttatataaaatttttttaagtataagttatgtttgaaccgagcttgaggcatgttatatgaccatactagagcatttgatgagggctctagtatgagctttatattttttatttatgatgcatgcacaagtcAAGTCTTGGTTCATGTAATGATTATGCTTTTGTGTGTTCGTTTGATCATGCATGAGATTATATCAGATATAACAGGATGTATAATAGGTTTACTACGAGCTCCGACGACCTTAAATCGATATGAACCATAGcactggtagcggtccggttcctGGGTCGTAACATTGTGGGTATAGGCATGATTTGATGTGCTTTCTAGGACTTCTGCATTAATGGAATACCTTATGGGAATAGGCTCTAACTCGAAGCTTTGTAATATTATTTTTGGGCATGAAAATGAAACATCTTCTTAGGataagttttaaataatatagtcATGATATGTCGTACTTACAATTATCACCACTATAGAAAGAAGATTATCTCCactatgaaaagaaaaaaaagaaaaagattattaaaatagGCTTTCTACATATGTATCATAAAAAACAATGATTTTTATTCACTATAGCAAAGAAAGCATCTTCATAAAAGTCAaaatatgaagaaaaaaaatgtttagatactttttttttctatggATAAAGGATTTAATTGATAGAGAAATTATCGTAAAAATCAATTAGTGAGATATTTTTTACcgatataataaaaattgattacTTATGATGATGCTAGACTCTTGACTCTTATTACTCACCCTATGGTATATATGGCAAGGGCAAAATCCTCATGTCCTTTGATTCAATTACTCTTATCCTTTTGCTACTACTTGATGTCCTTTGATTCAATTACTTTTGATCCTTTGCTACTACTCGATGTATTTTTGTTGCCCTTTCTCATCTCATTCTcaataaaactttttttatcCTTCTCATTTATGTAACTGGCAAGATATTTTTCATGCTACTTAGACTCTTCCGCCATTAggtattttgaaaattaattttgatgtcACATGGTTGGATTAATTTCTCCAACTGCTACACTTGTAGTTGTTGGAGATAATTTTGAAACTATGGTGCATAGAATTGCCAAGAGGATATAGTGTTCCTAAATGAGGATATGGTGTTCCTAAGTGAGGATCGAGCTTTATTAATGATAATTACTTTAGCAACTGAAGTTGGATTTCAGTCTATTATTTATGAAATGGATTCTTCTATATTATATCAGATTATTACCACTTTTAATGCCCTCTCTATAATGGGATCTTTTGCAATAGTGGTGAATATTAGGAAGGTTTGGTCTCTCACATACCGAATATCACCTACTCGTGGACAGCACCGAATGTCACCTACTCGTGATACTACGATCGATTAATTCTTTTTGTGATACCGTAATTAAGTTGTATCTTCAAGAAATGTTGTCCACTAATTAGTGTACTTGTTCTCTTAATAACGTTCTcaatttattgtaaatttttagTTACACTCCTCAGTCTTGTAATACAATTCTattgcaaataaaaaaaaaaaacaattacatTTTACTCTCGAGATAAGAAAatctaaaaaagaaatttatttttttagttatatcaattattataattaataaacataaaaaatttataattaataaatttaaaaatatttatatataaaaatttattattcaatctctatattaatatagaaatttattagtttatattttaattttaaatattatattaaaatatttttaaaatttaaaaaaatttactaattaaattttatattatttttaataataaaaatttttattatttactctgtataatataaaaaaaatttattaattaatctattaattttgtaaaaaaaccTATTaactaatttctctatattaataatgttttaaattttctttataatattttaattgatattttaaaatcataaaaatattttaatatgaggAGAAACCTACCCATCATATGCCATTCTAAAGTCTCGATATCTCACCTGGAaactaaaagagaaaaaatctAAAATCTCCACCGTCCATTCTCTGCCTTAAATGGCCAGATCCGACCTAATTCCTCACCCTCTTTCTCTCTCCCTCGCCGTCTAGTGTGTGGCTCTCGGTAAACAACCCTAACAATCCGTACGTTCCATCTGGTTCTCTTTCACAATTTTTTGTTGATTAATTTTCGTTTTCTCGGTTTATTGTCCGTGATTTATTTGTTTCTCGATCTTGATTTTATATTGGGCCTTTCTTTAGGATATTTGATTGATAAAGGCAAGGAGAGAAGATGTTTGGAAGAGGGCCAAAGAAAAGCGATAACACCAAGTACTATGAGATTCTTGGAGTCTCAAAGAACGCTTCCCAGGATGATCTAAAGAAGGCTTATAGAAAAGCTGCCATCAAGAACCATCCTGACAAGGGTGGTGATCCTGAAAAGGTctattatatacatatatgttCCTGTATTCTAGTGTTTGTAATTGTCTGTTCTTTCTATTGATGGATCAGCCTGCGGAATTCGATATCTTTTGACGTTACTTGGTTTTTGTCTCCTGAATTTATCTGGGTATTTTGGTGCTGTTTTGATTGTGAGGATAAATTTTGTTCTTTTAGGTTTAGTTCTGGTCTTATGACTATATATTTTGGCTTTGTTATTGTTGTTACGCAATTTTGGATGTTGGTTTGTAAATATTATCTTTTGATGGTTTGGTTGCTGGTGATTTGCGAAGTTTTTATGACAACCTGCTATAGGAACAAACTTTGACAATTTCAGTtgatttttaatatgattttcttcaattttaatttcCAGTTTTTTTGGAAATATAATGGTCTAGTTTTATAGTTGTACCCGTAATGGTTTTGTTTTATTAAACTTGTTTATTATTGCCCGCCTGTCAGTTTAAAGAGTTGGCCCAAGCTTATGAGGTTTTGAGTGACCCAGAGAAACGTGAGATATATGATCAATATGGCGAAGATGCCCTCAAGGAGGGAATGGGCGGTGGAGGGGGTGCTCATGACCCATTTGACATTTTTCAATCCTTTTTTGGTGGTAACCCGTTTGGTGGTGAGGATTTCTAACAATTAAATcttgtgatttttttattttgtgacATGAATGCCAAGCATTTTGACTTGAAAATTTTGTTTCTCAACAGGTGGTGGTAGCAGCAGAGGCCGTAGGCAGAGGAGGGGTGAGGATGTCATCCATCCTCTCAAGGTTTCTTTGGAGGATCTCTACAATGGCACATCCAAGAAGTTGTCTCTTTCGCGTAACGTTATCTGCTCAAAATGCAAAGGGTCAGTGTTGGAATATGATTGGTATCTTGATTATCTTATATGGATAACTTGAAGATTTTGTGTAAAATTGCAGTAAGGGGTCCAAATCAGGTGCATCAATGACTTGTTCAGGTTGCCAAGGTTCTGGAATGAAGGTCTCCATAAGACAACTTGGTCCATCTATGATCCAGCAAATGCAACATCCTTGTAATGAATGTAAGGGTACTGGTGAGACCATTAATGACAGGGACCGCTGCCCTCAATGCAAAGGTGAAAAGGTTGTTCAGGAGAAGAAAGTTTTGGAAGTTATTGTTGAGAAGGGTATGCAAAATGGACAGAAGATTACATTTCCTGGAGAAGCTGATGAAGCTGTGAGTTGCTGAAACTAGATGGAATATCTATAATATGTACTTGTTTCTTTGATTCCTTGCAAACTGATTGGTTTGTGCTATTTGTGCAGCCTGATACTGTCACAGGGGATATCGTTTTTGTCCTACAGCAAAAGGAGCATCCTAAGTTTAAGCGAAAGGGTGATGACCTAATTGTTGATCACACTCTGTCTCTTACAGAGGCACTGTGTGGCTTCCAGTTTATATTAACCCACTTAGATGGAAGACAACTCCTCATAAAATCCCAACCTGGGGAGGTGGTGAAGCCTGGTAAGTTGGGTTTGATAAAGAGTTCTAATCTCCAGTGGTAGTTACTGGAATTATAGTTATTCATGGCCTCTCTATACCTGATTTTTGTCTTACAATTGTCCTCCTGACTTTTGGATATATTTTGAATATTCTACTTTTTAAGTAGCAAGCATATTCACCACACTATAAAAGCATGGAATTTATGAATCTGTTACATGGGTTTTTCAAGGAAGTGGCACAGCCCAGCAATTTTTGCTGCTGAATTCTATGTATGTGCAGATTCTGTGAACTCCGAGTGTAATTAAAATGCTAGACTTGTTGCTGAAGCAGTCGCTAATGTTAATATTTAGTTTCTTTTTACCCTTTTTAGTGTCCATAGTTGATGCTTTTTGTGTCTTTGTTCCTGCGTAGATCAATTCAAGGGAATCAATGACGAAGGGATGCCGATGTATCAGAGGCCATTCATGAGGGGGAAGTTGTACATTCATTTTAGTGTTGATTTCCCAGATTCTCTTCCTGTTGATCAGTGCAAAGCCCTAGAGGCAGTTCTTCCCTCTAGAACATCAGTACAATTGTCTGACATGGAGCTGGATGAATGTGAGGAGACCACTTTACATGATGTGAACTTTGAGGAGGAGATGCGAAGGAAACAACAACAGGCCCAAGAGGCATATGATGAAGATGAAGACATGCATGGCGGTGCACAGAGGGTGCAATGTGCTCAGCAATAAATTAACAAAAGGAGATCGTCTGTGTTAGCGACGAGATTGATTGATGTGGGTTTGACCTATGGTTTGTGAGAATAATATTCTCAGACATTCAGTCTTCTGTCATAGGATTTTAGACTTCTAGTTGCTGGTATGGATTTCATTTGTGTTTGCAGAATTATACTAGATGTCTGAACCtgaattttttaaagataaGTGTAATGGACCTTTGATTGCTTTAGGAAGGATTAGCATTCGTAACAAAAATTTTGGTAACAACTAATTTGGGAATATGCGATGGGTGTTGTGACAAAAATCAACACCCAAAAAATTATAGGGATAAGTAATTAATCAAATAGGAAAAAATTATaggaataaataattaatcaaagtaggaaaaaattatagtaataaataattaatcggaaaattttatatttatgttgttgtgaataagaaaaatttataaatgtaaatgttgtgaatattttgtgtaggataaatattagaaaatgagaaaaaaattatttagttaaatttattttattaaaaaaattagagtattgtttagtggtgaaataaattattgaaaatttagttatttaaaaatttagtatatatagggttttgaaattaaaaattgtatGGATTAGAATAGTATAGaaataggaaaaatttataattataaatgttgtgaatattttgtggtaTAAATATTAGGAAATgagtaaaaattatttatttaaatttattttattaaaaaagttaaaatgttatttaatagtgaaataaatttatattatttttaattaattaaaaatttagttatttaaaaagtttaatatatatagggttTTGTGACAAAAAATTATAGGGATtataatagtataaaagtaggaaaaatttataaatataaatactgttgtgaatattttgtatagaaaaatattagaaaatgaggaaaaattatttagttaaatttattttattaaaaaaataaagtattgtttagtagtgaaataaatttatattattaataattaatctgaaaatttaattatttaaaaaatttaatatatatagggtgAGGATtaaaaaattgtagggattaaaatagtataaaaataagaaaaatttataaatataaaaattttaaatattttgtgtaggaaaaatattaaaaaataaaaaaattatttagttaaatttattatattaaaaaaataaagtattatttagtgatgaaataaatttatattatttataattaatctgaaaatttagttatttaaaaaatttaatatagggtattaggaaaaaaattgtaggaattaaaatagtataaatgtatgaaaaatttataaatataaaaattgttgtgaatattttgtgtagaaaaaatattatgaaataagaaaaaaattatttagttaaatttattttattaaaaaattaaaatattatttagtagtaaaataaatttatattatttataattaatttaaatttttagttatttaaaaaatttaatatatatagaatGTTGagacaaaaaattatattaaaataatattaaaataaaaaaaatttataaatataaatattattgtgaatattttatttaaaaaaacattaGAAAATGAGTCTACTCGATTAAACTGATACAAATGCTTTTGCAAAAGTTAGCTTACAAGTTAATTTAACAGGTTTACGATGAGTTTATGCAATGAGAAGCTCTTTATAAATCATTTAACTtttcattttttcaatttatctatttatttaaagAGGTAATTCataattttgtaaataaattattaatgaattaaatatcgctgaattcaaaaaaattaggttcgtcaaatcaaatcaaataatcGAATAAGAGTTAAACTACTCTTgaataatttagtccattttcacCCGTATTTAAAGTAACATGCACAACATATTTTGTAAATAATCTAATGCTCAAGTTCTATCCTAAAGTAAcaatgaaagaagaaaaaatttcCCTAATTCTATTTCACATAGAAGTCCATTTTTTCCCAT
This region of Manihot esculenta cultivar AM560-2 chromosome 10, M.esculenta_v8, whole genome shotgun sequence genomic DNA includes:
- the LOC110624788 gene encoding dnaJ protein homolog, whose amino-acid sequence is MFGRGPKKSDNTKYYEILGVSKNASQDDLKKAYRKAAIKNHPDKGGDPEKFKELAQAYEVLSDPEKREIYDQYGEDALKEGMGGGGGAHDPFDIFQSFFGGNPFGGGGSSRGRRQRRGEDVIHPLKVSLEDLYNGTSKKLSLSRNVICSKCKGKGSKSGASMTCSGCQGSGMKVSIRQLGPSMIQQMQHPCNECKGTGETINDRDRCPQCKGEKVVQEKKVLEVIVEKGMQNGQKITFPGEADEAPDTVTGDIVFVLQQKEHPKFKRKGDDLIVDHTLSLTEALCGFQFILTHLDGRQLLIKSQPGEVVKPDQFKGINDEGMPMYQRPFMRGKLYIHFSVDFPDSLPVDQCKALEAVLPSRTSVQLSDMELDECEETTLHDVNFEEEMRRKQQQAQEAYDEDEDMHGGAQRVQCAQQ